A genomic region of Miscanthus floridulus cultivar M001 chromosome 3, ASM1932011v1, whole genome shotgun sequence contains the following coding sequences:
- the LOC136545753 gene encoding E3 ubiquitin-protein ligase AIRP2-like, with the protein MAQRGELGRQLPLRGPLKALEADIHHANAMADAVQRNYGGACVQMRLSFSSLAPFFLYFIQWLDCGCCYALPSYLGLFHILICKVYADGDSSVSTYERRASLREFYAIIYPILQQLESTLIERDLKGKGRCKDIVSRRRMEDWKKLSGKDLEREDECGICMEACTKMVLPNCSHAMCIKCYRDWYKRSESCPFCRGSLKRIRSRDLWVLTNYNDVIDPAHLERENVRHFYSYIDSLPLILPDSIFFFYYDYLL; encoded by the exons ATGGCGCAGCGGGGCGAGCTGGGGCGGCAGCTCCCGCTGAGAGGCCCCCTCAAAGCCCTAGAGGCAGACATCCACCACGCTAACGCCAT GGCGGATGCAGTTCAGAGGAATTATGGTGGAGCATGTGTGCAGATGAGGCTATCGTTCAGCTCCCTGGCTCCATTCTTTTTGTACTTCATCCAATGGCTGGACTGCGGCTGCTGTTATGCTCTTCCCAGCTATTTGGGACTGTTTCATATTCTCATATGCAAG GTTTATGCTGATGGAGATAGCTCAGTGTCAACATATGAAAGGCGGGCAAGCCTTAGGGAATTCTATG CAATTATTTATCCTATTCTGCAGCAGCTTGAGAGTACTTTGATCGAGAGGGATCTGAAGGGGAAGGGTCGATGCAAAGATATAGTGAGTAGGAGAAGGATGGAGGATTGGAAAAAGCTTTCTGGTAAGGATCTGGAAAGGGAGGATGAATGTGGGatttgcatggaggcatgcacCAAGATGGTCCTGCCTAATTGCAGCCATGCAATGTGCATAAAGTGCTATAGAGACTG GTATAAGAGATCAGAGTCTTGCCCTTTCTGCCGAGGAAGCCTCAAAAGAATCCGCTCAAGAGACCTTTGGGTGCTTACAAATTACAATGATGTCATTGACCCAGCACATTTAGAAAGAGAAAACGTGAGGCATTTCTATAGTTATATTGACAGCTTGCCCCTAATACTTCCTGATAGTATTTTCTTTTTCTATTATGATTATCTACTATAA